The genome window CGCACCATATCATCAAATAATCTTTTCGACACACTCACCGTTTATGGTACCAACTCATAATTTTCCAGGCATCAAAATAGTAGAAGACAAAATATTTCAACTCCGACCAGGCCACTTTTCATCAGAAGGAACAAAGATACGGGAAGACTCATTGGCGACTGACAGAGATACGCTGTTCCCTTTACAAGGCGCTCTTGGGTATGAACTTACCCAAAGCTTGTTCATTGGAAAACAGACTTTACTAGTTGAGGGACCAGGGGATATCTTATACTTACAAGCATTCTCAAATGCCTTGAAAAAACGTAATCGCCGCGGCTTGGATCCTCGATGGACGATCTGCCCAGCTGGTGGTATCGACAAAATTCAACCATTTGTCTCATTATTCTCCGGTGCTCAATTAGAGATAGCTGCATTAACGGATTACTCTAAGAAAGATTCAAAAAAATTTGACAGCCTAAAACAAAATAAAATTCTCGAGTCTAATAAGCTTTTAAATTTCGCATCCATTCTTGGCAAAGAGGAAGCAGATATCGAAGATATAATTCATCCAGAGCTATTTACTAAAATTGTGAACTCCGCTTACTCATTGGGCAGTGAACATAAAATGACGGTCCAGAAATTAACTGATGCCAATTCAGCAACAACGAGGCTGGTTAAAAAGGCTGAAACATATTTTAATTTGCTCCCGGAGGATGTACAGATTTTTGACCATTTCACACCGGCTATGTGGCTCTTCCAAAACCCGAAGGCACTGGATGATAACGGGAAAGGTGTAAATGAAACATTAGATTCAGCAGAAAGGGTCATCGAAGCAGTTAATGCGATATTATAACCAAGTGGCACAATTCATCAAACTTAGCTAGTTAATCGCCGTGTTTTTTTGTTAGCCGCAATTTAAGCTTACTACCGGCTCATTAAACTCTAAAACATACATATATAAAATAGACAATTCAAAAATACCCTCCATAAATCTACTTCTAAGGAATGAAAACTGAACGGTTTAATCATCTTCGAAAATCTGTACTTTTAGCAATATTCGAAAAACAAAAAATTGTTGATGTTTGGAGAAAAATTGTAAAGAACCAACTAAGATACATGGATCTTAAAGATCTGTATGATCACTACGATTTTAACTATAATATTGAAGACAGAGCTCTTGCGATTAGAAATGAGATTCTGGCGGGAACCTACAAAGTATCACAGCCATTAATTTACCGCATCGAAAAAAAATTTGGGGTGTGTAGGCATGTTGTCATTCCACAACCAATTGATGCGTTAGTATTGCAGGTATTGGTTGAGACTATTGCCGAAAAGATTCTCGCCAATCAACCATCCGAAAACGCCTTCTATTCACGTGATAAGCATAGCGTTTCTCAACCACACCAAGTTGAAGAATATGGGCTTAGTTGGAGAAAACAATGGAAAAAACTTCAAAAAGAAATATATAAATTCCATAGCGAGAAAGAGCTAATTGTTGTAACTGATCTATCTAATTACTATGATAGCATTGACATCAATGAATTGAGAAAAGTGTTCTCATCATATGGAAAAATAGACGAAGTTTTGATTGATCTACTTTTTCGAATATTAGAGGAAATATCGTGGAAGCCAGACTATTTACCTTATTCTAAACGTGGGCTACCAACAACTAATATTGAAGGAATACGCTTACTTGCTCACTCCTTTTTATTCGAAGTAGATGATGTATTGAAAGAAAAAACAGGCAATAGTTTCACTAGATGGATGGACGATATTGTATTTGGAGTAAACAGCAAAAAGGAAGCCATTGAAACATTAAGTGCAGTTTCAGACATGCTAAAATCCAGAGGTCTTGCCCTAAATCTTGCTAAAACAAATATATATGATGAAAAGCAAGGTTATTTTCACTTTCAAATTGAAGATAACAGATTTCTTGACGAATTAGAGAATGTTAAAGTTGAGGACGAAGACATAAAGAACATATCTGAAAATGTTCATGCGTCATTTTTGAAGCATTTTGAGGATACAAGCGCCAAATATTGGGATAAAGTTGCAAAACGCTACATTACACTGGCCAGCAGACTAAAGATAAACAATTTACTTGAAATTGTATCTGAAAAATACGTCGATTATCCGGGGCTTAGGGGCAGTCTCTTGATGTATCTAGATAACATTGGATATACAAATGATACAAGTCAAGTATTATTAAAAATCCTGAACACAATTGATATATTTGATGACGTGTCTTTATATCAGATATGCAATTTAGTTACTCATTGGGAAATACCTGTTGATCGACAATCTAGTGAATTTCTTAAAGAGTTTGAGGAAAAAATCATTTCTTTTCTGTTTAGCAAAGAGATGTCACCATCTAATTTTTATAGTGTCCTATGGTTTAAGGCAAAATACAATCATCATGAAGATCTGTTAAATTTTATTCAAAAATATAGTAATTTTTGGCAGACAGACTCATTTTTAAGGCGCCAAGTTACAAGTGTATTATCGCGGCTTTTGATAATAAATAACATTGCTGTTTCAAAAATCTTATCTGCTCAAATTTCATCTGGAATAAATAACACCGTTACATTAGCCAATCAAATTTTTCAATTTTCAGATTTGGAAATACTTGATAAAAAATTAAGTTTTTATCTGTTTCCAGAAAAGAAGCAGCATCCATACCCATTAGCAAAATTTCTAGTTCTATGTTCAGCACTCAATTCTGAACAAGTGCGTAATAAACCGGAAGTACGAACAAAGGTCACTGAATCTATCTCTGATCCATATTATCTGAGATGGATAGACGTTCAATATAATATAAGGTAAATCCACTATGAATTAAATTGTATTAGTTGAAGCTTGATCTGACAGTTAGTAGATTTACTAACCTTAAAATCAGTTAAGTATGACAACAACGCAGAAGTTAATTCAACCTAAACTTGGCTTGTTAAAGTTAGCCGAGAAGTTAGGCAATGTGTCGGATGCCCGTAAGCTGATGGGCTACTCCATAGACTCCTTTTACCGCTTTCAAAAATTGTATGATGAAGGTGGCGAATTTGAGTTAATAGAAATCAGTAGAAGTAAACCGCTACTGAAGAACCGGATTGAAAAGGAAATAGAAGATGTGGCGGTTGCTTATGCTATCGAATCACCAGCGTTTGGACAGCAACTTGCTTCTAATGAATTAAGAAAACGCAGAATAATAGTAGCACCATTTACTATTCGCTGCGTATGGGTAAGACATGCTCTGAAGATGTTCCAAAAGCGTTTAAAAGCATTAGTGTTTGAAACAATGACTTACTTTCCTCCTTGTCTCGCTTACTCGATGAAGACTTCCGTTTCGCGCTCAGCTCTGCTTGCTCTCTTTCAAAGTCATTAAACAATCCAAAATTAGATCTTGGGCCAAAACAAATCCTTCATTGCAACATGAACAAATTTACTGAAGCTCCGCTCGTCTACATTAGATCCAATTTTCAATACGAACATTATCAACTCCATACCTATATGCAAAACCAAATATAATTCTGACCTTTTCAAAAAAACTCAGTTTGTTTGCTCATTATCCAGTCTGGAAATTTTGGATTATATTACGTATCTTACTAACCAGACGTCCATTTAACGCTTCAGCAAATAGAATCAAAATTGATACTAATGTGAAGCCAAGATTTGAATAATAATACTAACAACCGTCCAACCTATGATCCTAAAAAAGCCTATAGCTTAAGTAAAAGTTGAGCGATTTTAATTCTGATTGAAGTACTAATTCGAGATGTCAGACTAGCCGATGCCTCTAAGCCTTGAGCCTGGTTTAAATTATCTATCTCCAACTCATTCAACGAAAAATAGTTATATGTATAGCGCCCTTTTGATTCGGTACGGACCAAATATTTGTTCAAAATGGAATCCCCTATCCTAAAACTTGCAACTCTTATGTGCTCCGTATACTTGTCCAAATTTGGATGTACAAATTTGTAATGAACCGAATTAAAATAATCATTTTTCATAGCATTAACATCTACTACAAAATCGATCTTACTCCTCTTTATCTCCATATTGCAACGCTTGCATGAGATATTTAGGTTTTGAACATCGAACATCAGTGAATCGTAACGTGACTTTGGCAGAACGTGTTCAATATCAATTACCATACGAAACTCCCCAATAGCTGATCGACTACAATAACAGCACTTTGGAAATGGTGCTGCCAAAAAATGATCCTTTATTTTGATCTTTACATTCGATAAAATTGGGTTGTCCCAGATATTGTTTCCTGCTGCTCTCGCCGCCACAATATTATCTAAGTCAACTTGCTCAAATACTAGTGCCACTTATTTTTCGATATCTTTAGCAATCTCTTTACCAGTTTCAATCAACTCATTAATCACGTCTCTTTGCTTCTCATCATATGAATTCTCCTTAATATTTGTCATAATTCTCTCGAATTCCTTCGTATCTATTTGTTTATCAGCCAATTTATTCATATTCTCTATTACAAATTCCGATAAAAATCGACTTTCCGGAGTTGTGAGGTCAAAATACTTCTGATACATTTCCTCGATGTTTATTTTATTAATGCTTCTATCAAGTTGGAACTGCCCTTCCTTACCCTTAAAAATCTTAACATTTTGATTGCTGAGTTCAGCTCCGTTCGCAATTAATGGTGAGTGTGTAGCAAGAATAATTTTGGGTTGGTAAAAATAGAAAAGCTCACTAAGCTTCTTTACATATTCGATCTGCCATTTTGGATGTAGGCTATTTTCTGGTTCATCTATTAATATTATTGTTTTTTCTTTTATTGTTGAAGCAATAAAAACCAAGGATGTTATCATTGTTAACTCTCCTGAGCTCGCATCCTTTATCGAAAATTCTTCACCATCTTTATACAGGAACAGTTCAATACCTGTAATCAAATTCTTATTCTTTAGCTCACTGTAATAAGAGAATATTAATAGTAGAAATTCATTTACTATGTCTGGAAATCCTTTCCGGCTTAGGTTTATCTTAACTATTCTGTCATATGCTACTGCTTCATCTGCATTTCTATTTAGATAAAGAAGAAGACCTTCCATTTTACCGTCATCTAGATCCGACTGAATTACCTTATCTCTGAAGTCTGCATCAATTCCAGTTATTTTAATACCAATAATTGGCTCAAAGCCTACATATTCCAAAGTCGTAGCAATTGTAAATAATTGCCTGAGATTCTCATTAGCAAGCGTTATAAATGCTTTCATTAAAATTCGAGAAGCTGCATTTTTCCCGTTCGAAGCTCGGAGAATGTTTAACTTTTTACTCTTGATATCAAACTTATCATATATGGTATTTGCTATTGCGATAACATTTTGACTTCTACGTAAATAATGTTTTGCAATATTATTCAATAACATGCTTTTACCACTTCCGTTCTCTCCAATTATAATATTGACATCATCATCATAGTAACTGCCAATTAGGAGCTCTATGGGAATTTGTATTTGAGGAAAGTTTTTCATGAAATAGTGGCTATTGTGATAGAATTTCTACGTAGTTTAATTGTCTAATGAATTAAGCAGAAAATTTCACAGCTAGGACTAGAATTGGTCTGTGTGTATCAATATCCTTTTCTACCTTGATAACAAGTCCGTCGTCTTCCCATACAATTTCAGGTTCTTCACCATCCTCGATAAATTTTCTCCTTTGAAGGACATCGACGTAATTCATATCAGCAAAATAGTCACAGATTTTATCAACTACTTTTTCCACCTCAGTATAAAAAACGAACTTAGAGTAGTTTTTGAATACCTTCTTAAATGTTACTATTAATATATCTTCTTCTGTATAATAGGCGCATGTAGCATAATTGAAAAAATCAAAAAAGTATCTGTCAAGCTTAATTACGTCAACAAATGGCGCACCATCTTCAAGTGGAGGAAAACTTTCGACAATCTTATCCTTTTTATAAAGCTCGAGTACATTATCGACAAAGTATGTCTTGTCACTTTGTACATGCATGACGCTAAGTAATTCATCGATTAATTGGTCTGGTGTTAGTATTTTAACCGGCAACTTAAATTCATTATATAGTACTTTACTTTTCAAAAGTTGTTTTTTGTCCAAGCCGACCAGATAATCACAATGAGCCGCATAAAACGCATGGTCTGCATCTGTCATGATGTTTTGCATGTTATCAGTTGGCTTTGGAAGTTTATCTGACTTATAACCTATCATATCCAAAACGAGGTAAGCCGTTGTGAAAAAATTGTATATATTTTCATCCAACTTGTTTATTTTCAATACACTTTCGATATATCCTCGAAAAGTAGTATTTATTGACTTTAGAAATTCGTCAATATTCCTAATCACATCATCTTCACTCCAGTTACCTGCATTTGGTTCTAACTTAAAACCATGATCGCCTAATCCTTTTCGAAGGTTACGATAAAAGCTGCCGTCGTTAAGCAGACTGCTTGTAAAGAATCCAAAATCCTTCACAAAGTCCCATAGATTTGAGCCGTTTGAGAGATTAGGGAATAGAGTATTCAGTAGCGATCTATTCTCTTCTGTTACGTTGATTTCGGACATTTGACTTTGCAAAAGCCTTTTGATCATACTTCCAAAACTCTCTAACCCAAGCTCGGCACCAAAATTATCAAGGTCTAGGACGTTCTTTTCAAAATCATATCCACTAGGATCCGCGTTTTGTAAACTTTCAATTTCGTATCGGAAGTATTCTTCAGGTGTACCAAACAAGGGCACTACATAATTGTCTTTCAACCCAAAAAAATGCTTTTCCGTCAGTTGTTGCAATTTTGCAAGATCAGAATCAAATTGCTGGTTGTCAAGAGAGTAACTTTTCATCAAGTCCTTAAAATGTGCGGGGGAATATGGAAATAGCAATTGTTCCTTATGCCCAATGATAAAATCATCGAGTTGTTTATATTCTGGCCTCTTTAGATTACTTATTACATTCCAATCAAGATATATACGTATCATATTATATAAGTATTGATTTAGTCCCAGCAGCAAGGGTCTAATACTAAACTATACAATTAATTGCACCTAAAATGCGCTTGCCTGAAATTGTAACTTTAACAAGCAACCAGATTTCATCAAAAACCGATTTGACGACTTTTATGTAGTTGAATGTCGTGATTACCTTCAAGGCGTTTTTGCAACTGCTTCGCAGTAAACCCCACATCCTGTCCCTTAATCGGCACTCCCTGATAACTATAGCTGGAATACTTAATCTTCCCCTCTTCCAATGTAAACTTGCAATCTATCCTCTTTTCCTTTAACCGCCATTCCAAGTCCTCAGGAGTCTTGCATTTCTGCTTCAAAGCACCTTTGATTGCCAAGTTAACAAACTTCTGAGCCTCCTTCTGGTTCTCGGCCACATTCCGCAATTTCCCTTCTTCCAGTTTCTCTACCTTAGCAAAACCAAGTTCCTGCGTAATCTCCTTACATATCCGTACATTCCGGGCGTAATTGTGTGATGTCTCCAATGCTTTACTCCCATCTGTTGGCACTCGGTTGATGTAGATATGGATATGGTTGTGCGGTTTGTCACGGTGCTGGTAAACTGCAATCTGGTGATCCTTGGGATCTGCCCCCATTTTAGTACAGTATCGGTTAGCCGCTTCAATCATCTGCTCTTGTGTCGGATTTTCTTCTGGCTTCCAGCTGAGTGATGAATGCCACACTGGCCTTTTACATCTGCTACCGGCTGCCTCCTGCTGCATTTCTAATGCAATGCCAAGTGGATCCTGCGAAACAACATTGTGCAGCAGCAAAAGCTCTAATTTCCCTTCAATTTCCTTACCGTCCAAACTGTGTCCGGCTCCGTAGTTGATGGCCCCTAGAAAACTGGAGCCGATGGTTGTCTTCGCTATCATTTTTTCAAAATGCGTTTAAGTTCTTCCAAGACTTCTGTGATCGACTTTTGGTAGAAGTAGCCTTTGTTGGCAAATGCTGCCAGCTGATTCAGGTTAGTTCCTATTCCCTGTAAATTCCGTTTTTCATCCTTGTCAAATCGGGCTTGAACGGGATGACCAGTTCCAAGTTTCCGGAGATATTCTGATACAGAAAGTCCGGCCAAAGTGGCCTTTGATTTTATAGACGCATACTCATGGTTCGTGACACGTAGCGGGATCGTTCTGTTTTTATTTTCCCTTTTAATTGAGTTTAGAGCGCGGAAGTCATCTTGTGAATTTTCTTGCATGGATTGTTATTTTTATCTGTTGATCAATTTCGGCGGGGGCTCGGGGCGTAGCCCTGACAAGTCAAGGGAGGGACGACCGGTGTGTTTGTAACTGCAATTCGGAGCGCAGCGGGCGAATTGTAGTTACAAACACATGGCTTGCTTACCAGAGCCAAAACAAGGCGTAATAAACGAGTCGAAAATGGTCGAACTTGGTCTATTTTAGCAGAAAGTACTGTATAAATTATTGATTACCAACCATTAACGGAACCACAACAACGTTTTCTTCTTTGAGGTATTGATATTCTTTACCCACTTCAATTGACTTGACGTTTGCTGCTGGACGAAGAATCAAGTACTTTTGAGATTTCAGTTCTCGTATCTCTGCAACCTCAATCATTTGTCGAAATGCATCGAAGTTGGGATATCGATTTACAAACTCTGAGATCGTTACATACTTTTCCGATTGACCGATAAAATGTGCAGTAAAGAAGATTCCTATTAATACTACCAGCGAAGGAATGAGGAATTTGCCTAGACCAAAAGAGAATGCTTGCAGGTTATCCTTAAAGTGGACTGCATGTACCTGGCCTTTGATCAATTGAGCCGCATTGCCAACCTCCTTTGTAGACTGCTGTACCGTTTGACTGAAATTGCCAAACCTGTCATTCAATTCAGTCAATATTACGGCTGTCCATTCATCCATTTCGTAACCATACTTGGCTTGAAAACTGCCTTTAATCCGGGTCAGTTCTTCCTTAGTGATTTGTGAGCTCATCTTTAAAATGGTCGTTAAGTTCTTTTTTCAATCTCATTCTCGCACCTGTCTGGTATTCACTGATACCATACCCTTTTCTCACTCCGTCCAGAATTTGGCTCCCCAAATTTGAACCTGGATCGAAATCTCCAAATGTCCGGAATCGCAAACCTAAGGCTTCGCAATTCTTTTTCAATTCGTCTGCCAATGCAGAGAAATTGTTAAACGTCGTGATGCTTTGCCAAACAGTCACCTCAAACTCACCCCGAAGCGCTATCAATAACTTTTGAAGGTAATCTACACTCGATGTGTAAGCACCGCCACCGCCGATAACCACATGGAAATTAG of Dyadobacter chenhuakuii contains these proteins:
- a CDS encoding AAA family ATPase, with the translated sequence MKNFPQIQIPIELLIGSYYDDDVNIIIGENGSGKSMLLNNIAKHYLRRSQNVIAIANTIYDKFDIKSKKLNILRASNGKNAASRILMKAFITLANENLRQLFTIATTLEYVGFEPIIGIKITGIDADFRDKVIQSDLDDGKMEGLLLYLNRNADEAVAYDRIVKINLSRKGFPDIVNEFLLLIFSYYSELKNKNLITGIELFLYKDGEEFSIKDASSGELTMITSLVFIASTIKEKTIILIDEPENSLHPKWQIEYVKKLSELFYFYQPKIILATHSPLIANGAELSNQNVKIFKGKEGQFQLDRSINKINIEEMYQKYFDLTTPESRFLSEFVIENMNKLADKQIDTKEFERIMTNIKENSYDEKQRDVINELIETGKEIAKDIEK
- a CDS encoding helix-turn-helix domain-containing protein yields the protein MTTTQKLIQPKLGLLKLAEKLGNVSDARKLMGYSIDSFYRFQKLYDEGGEFELIEISRSKPLLKNRIEKEIEDVAVAYAIESPAFGQQLASNELRKRRIIVAPFTIRCVWVRHALKMFQKRLKALVFETMTYFPPCLAYSMKTSVSRSALLALFQSH
- a CDS encoding relaxase/mobilization nuclease domain-containing protein is translated as MIAKTTIGSSFLGAINYGAGHSLDGKEIEGKLELLLLHNVVSQDPLGIALEMQQEAAGSRCKRPVWHSSLSWKPEENPTQEQMIEAANRYCTKMGADPKDHQIAVYQHRDKPHNHIHIYINRVPTDGSKALETSHNYARNVRICKEITQELGFAKVEKLEEGKLRNVAENQKEAQKFVNLAIKGALKQKCKTPEDLEWRLKEKRIDCKFTLEEGKIKYSSYSYQGVPIKGQDVGFTAKQLQKRLEGNHDIQLHKSRQIGF
- a CDS encoding plasmid mobilization protein, whose translation is MQENSQDDFRALNSIKRENKNRTIPLRVTNHEYASIKSKATLAGLSVSEYLRKLGTGHPVQARFDKDEKRNLQGIGTNLNQLAAFANKGYFYQKSITEVLEELKRILKK
- a CDS encoding HNH endonuclease; its protein translation is MALVFEQVDLDNIVAARAAGNNIWDNPILSNVKIKIKDHFLAAPFPKCCYCSRSAIGEFRMVIDIEHVLPKSRYDSLMFDVQNLNISCKRCNMEIKRSKIDFVVDVNAMKNDYFNSVHYKFVHPNLDKYTEHIRVASFRIGDSILNKYLVRTESKGRYTYNYFSLNELEIDNLNQAQGLEASASLTSRISTSIRIKIAQLLLKL
- a CDS encoding RNA-directed DNA polymerase, encoding MKTERFNHLRKSVLLAIFEKQKIVDVWRKIVKNQLRYMDLKDLYDHYDFNYNIEDRALAIRNEILAGTYKVSQPLIYRIEKKFGVCRHVVIPQPIDALVLQVLVETIAEKILANQPSENAFYSRDKHSVSQPHQVEEYGLSWRKQWKKLQKEIYKFHSEKELIVVTDLSNYYDSIDINELRKVFSSYGKIDEVLIDLLFRILEEISWKPDYLPYSKRGLPTTNIEGIRLLAHSFLFEVDDVLKEKTGNSFTRWMDDIVFGVNSKKEAIETLSAVSDMLKSRGLALNLAKTNIYDEKQGYFHFQIEDNRFLDELENVKVEDEDIKNISENVHASFLKHFEDTSAKYWDKVAKRYITLASRLKINNLLEIVSEKYVDYPGLRGSLLMYLDNIGYTNDTSQVLLKILNTIDIFDDVSLYQICNLVTHWEIPVDRQSSEFLKEFEEKIISFLFSKEMSPSNFYSVLWFKAKYNHHEDLLNFIQKYSNFWQTDSFLRRQVTSVLSRLLIINNIAVSKILSAQISSGINNTVTLANQIFQFSDLEILDKKLSFYLFPEKKQHPYPLAKFLVLCSALNSEQVRNKPEVRTKVTESISDPYYLRWIDVQYNIR